The proteins below are encoded in one region of Ferroplasma acidiphilum:
- a CDS encoding APC family permease — protein MKSVNLRGAVMQSFTSIGPMLDFIALFSIISAYSGSMLPFVVIFSFLLSYFTLYTIYSLSRIYVTNGGYYSYVGNALGRGAGFFVLLLYIIYSVLTVPNISLFISGFSYSILELAGFTAPVLKYVLLLIFIGTVYYVVSRGLKVSITYTLIAGFLEIAFIILMSIIFIIYRSPGFSFSGINFSFNPFFFGVIFGILAFSGGGSSIFISEQTASSHINTPKSLFLSFTISGIIMAVSAFALLMFAGFAGLRAYESNSFYITELVQARLGTPFLILFSFFGIMSAFNLSVSYLNAFVHMVPKFYHDFNLKGEFNRNKLIAILSVTSAGIAIFSGYYGGFFNSFVIIAGIISFVYIIIHIISNISLIKIFRRKKFFMPVLSSIILTIAFILSFSGNTGYYAVINYFLIGFIMISAFIVILVRKIIPRFYMAIRFEYYARINELPEHDK, from the coding sequence ATGAAATCAGTTAATCTCCGCGGTGCAGTGATGCAATCATTTACATCCATCGGACCTATGCTGGATTTCATCGCGTTGTTTTCAATTATCTCTGCATATTCTGGTTCAATGCTTCCATTCGTCGTTATTTTTTCATTTCTGCTTTCCTATTTCACATTATATACAATATATTCCCTTTCCAGGATATATGTTACAAATGGCGGTTACTATTCATATGTGGGCAATGCACTTGGCAGGGGGGCAGGGTTTTTTGTTCTCCTGCTATATATTATATATTCTGTACTCACCGTTCCCAATATATCACTGTTCATTTCAGGATTTTCATATTCAATTCTGGAGCTGGCTGGCTTCACTGCTCCGGTTTTAAAGTATGTGCTCCTTCTTATATTTATAGGGACGGTTTACTATGTTGTATCAAGGGGGTTAAAAGTATCGATAACCTATACTCTAATTGCCGGTTTTCTTGAAATTGCCTTTATTATTTTAATGAGTATAATATTTATAATCTACCGCTCTCCAGGTTTTTCATTTTCCGGGATAAATTTTTCCTTTAATCCATTCTTCTTCGGCGTCATATTTGGCATACTGGCATTCTCAGGCGGTGGATCGAGTATATTTATTTCAGAACAGACTGCGAGTTCACATATAAACACTCCAAAGTCTTTATTTCTATCCTTTACAATATCCGGGATAATAATGGCAGTTTCGGCATTTGCATTGCTAATGTTCGCTGGATTTGCAGGCCTCCGTGCATATGAAAGCAACTCATTTTATATCACCGAGCTGGTACAGGCAAGGCTTGGAACGCCATTCCTGATATTATTCTCATTTTTTGGCATCATGAGTGCATTCAATTTAAGTGTGTCATACCTTAATGCATTTGTCCACATGGTGCCAAAGTTTTATCATGATTTTAATTTGAAAGGTGAATTTAACCGGAATAAGTTGATAGCAATTTTATCTGTGACTTCTGCTGGCATTGCTATATTCAGTGGATATTATGGGGGATTTTTCAATTCCTTTGTCATCATAGCTGGAATAATCAGTTTCGTTTATATTATAATACATATAATTTCCAACATATCATTGATAAAAATATTCAGGAGAAAAAAATTTTTTATGCCTGTCCTGTCATCTATAATTCTTACCATAGCTTTTATCCTTTCATTTTCAGGAAATACCGGTTATTATGCTGTGATTAATTACTTTTTAATAGGATTCATAATGATTTCTGCATTTATCGTAATACTGGTAAGAAAAATTATACCACGGTTTTATATGGCTATCAGGTTTGAATATTACGCCAGGATTAACGAACTTCCAGAACATGATAAATAA
- a CDS encoding glycosyltransferase family 39 protein, with protein sequence MEITDRFKQNIARHPEVPVLIALLALYMFLSNFFVWSLAFQDNYLNVSGGSDPYFNYYIVQYILSTHTQLTHTILLNYPVGTFNARPPFYQWSIVFAGYILSPFVGVKMGAYYAFMESDAFYGALLIIPVYLITKQIFGKKAGLFAAVLFTIMPGNLTSGILTDGRAHTPELIFAFLSIYFFEMAVITAKKRVIINKLTDTRSYFSSIKNYYEENKIATIYALMSAVSLGGLIVFWQGFPYIEVILLIYVAVQLLYNLFTKKPTGYLTYISTIYVAASFPIGFYYYDVTFMIHAWFLPPLAMGLMIIGFGILINIVARRPWIITIPALVLVTIAGLFVISKTNPAILKELITGDGYFVKSRVYSTIAEAAAPALGQYISDFGPGLFLLGIAGVPFIIYRFLKEKKEATLLVIIFAIFSIFMSFEAARFNITAAPAYAILGGGLIMYFVDKIRHNESTKKSRHVSGRKSLRKNISGVTIGFAVIVVLILIIPSGMGAFSAAVPENNAASYNHILNSTVPKGIRPNNPFGNYGLAIDNKTQPIAASFNWLATQNTNQSIENRPAYVSWWDYGFQELQQGQHPTVADDFQQGIASAGQMLLAQNQTQEISLFISRVLQTPGGYSNGHFNASITATMHKYFGVNETNTIANMYGNPLNSSYTPLLSETAYGGHQINVTSSYNARHALIMGQLSTKYNLSTLVNAYSALEKVTGSSISYIQVDHSLYPFSGSNPGIFYAPAYLTDTPSYTADGEVVPTNYYNVVAVTNTGAQYTLNNLPTGVTVSNYLLNYTSAFYNTTIYKTIYGFPESNINNVTHVYPAFNMSNFELVYYASEYNPAKDANNSTPGWTLIPLQTAYKYQQEGKGTEVLLPASLIGNEDPIINYYPGAVIHGQITNANGIGIAGVHVTIEDQYGIPHEVVTTNSTGYYSITGLPGNDTLVYSTGSVNSDTLNGTNVIGTQSVAVSQNQGNRIGNYNITQNMHMARNSVYGYVTVDNGTSHASINSGTITLTNSTYGINVTAPITNGMYSLSNVIPYGYNATITSNGKTYTNFTTLQVTGKSQQLSNLTVKMDSIKVTASVSGSGLSGYTAYLNSTSGNYQLTGVTSSSGTYTFGVYPGTYNITIKANGTEDKSVATVSGWGKSKSVSLTPELTAKVSGNATPYAKISFYFDGQISDYKNVTANASGAYNISMPYGIYTIYSTNTSGGVFAKTINVTGNAVQNISYSPAVKYKISSTMNTTKYYSGTYEILAANSTGQHYTLLDYNYANSSIPYTIYLPSAKYSFAGTGTYNGKTMAGFNISTTATSVNINLTDSDSHSILTSTNNTIGYVSQGIMLVYNNSTPYYYTEISGGTGKVYGYNTSTVGIQSPYYYNSTIPINSSIYYAKQNMVSVSMSVYNDSKLTNYTGTITLTGLYNTYTLNMTKGVASKEIAMGVYYTQVSNNSAYIVPDLTGTVVNSSASQSFVKNSNLYFTFKNSNTTITGSGTTLFNSTGVNVGLNHLPAGTYTLYSVNATLVNMTTITLDKNTSLSPVYHTGYNLSITNNLSISAAYHIKNGSMEITTSSSKNLTIMLPDINFTITSSGNFTNSTGAYTYVNTSTPANNVTPGAAVHNFKVNLTPKEVYDKISGNVYLKGTNVSGVNVILTKNGKQIDNTTSSSTGFNLTKLVPGTYGLYANYTTAGGNEYAYFQNVTLQPFKNLTYNISLMPAYKVTLGGLNNTNSSVPTQLTVTGGSPISPSMYITSTGESNSIILPGNETYNFTITNTTVQSGITVNYSASQTIFLNNTDNKQLTLHKDYVSRYILMDPSVTGYIGENVTTTVKVYNKGTTNDTLHLYSGNSTWALSFSPYNLTVPMGANKTVVVNITIPIAKAGNNTVDVMALINGTSHYIGNITVDVEKGSSYNVSYSKYAEVNGTLNMIPVTIKNTNNTALTINLGVINSSKLLSDYDIVAYATENGKNVTNVTLSTGQSVTIYILAYGINGRTLHSVPIEFETNATINGKLTYQNETITPVLPSATVGTGSSGDHIISNYNKNPAITIYIGIGIIVAALLAGVIGSSIRSRKKR encoded by the coding sequence ATGGAAATTACAGATCGATTTAAACAAAATATAGCCAGGCATCCAGAGGTACCAGTCCTGATTGCCCTGCTTGCCCTTTACATGTTCCTGTCCAATTTTTTTGTATGGTCACTGGCATTTCAGGACAATTACCTGAATGTATCGGGGGGAAGTGATCCCTACTTCAATTATTATATTGTTCAGTATATACTGAGTACCCATACGCAATTAACACACACCATTTTACTAAATTACCCTGTTGGCACATTTAATGCAAGGCCGCCTTTCTATCAGTGGAGCATTGTGTTTGCAGGATATATTCTATCTCCATTTGTTGGGGTCAAAATGGGCGCTTATTACGCTTTTATGGAATCTGATGCGTTTTACGGAGCGCTTTTAATCATACCTGTATATCTTATCACAAAACAGATATTCGGCAAGAAAGCAGGTTTATTCGCTGCTGTACTGTTTACCATAATGCCAGGAAACCTTACATCCGGAATACTTACAGATGGGAGGGCACATACACCTGAGCTTATATTCGCATTTTTATCCATATACTTCTTTGAAATGGCGGTTATTACTGCAAAGAAGAGGGTAATAATAAATAAACTTACAGACACAAGGTCATATTTCAGTTCAATTAAGAACTACTATGAAGAGAACAAGATAGCAACAATATATGCACTTATGTCTGCAGTTTCCCTTGGGGGGCTTATAGTATTCTGGCAGGGATTCCCGTATATAGAAGTTATACTGCTCATATACGTTGCTGTCCAGCTTCTTTATAATCTATTCACAAAGAAGCCAACAGGCTACCTCACATATATATCTACAATATATGTGGCTGCATCTTTTCCAATAGGCTTTTACTATTACGACGTGACTTTCATGATCCATGCATGGTTTTTGCCTCCCCTTGCAATGGGGTTGATGATTATTGGATTTGGCATATTAATTAATATAGTGGCAAGGCGTCCATGGATCATAACCATACCAGCACTTGTTCTGGTTACTATAGCGGGATTATTCGTTATAAGCAAAACCAATCCAGCAATACTCAAGGAACTGATAACGGGTGATGGGTACTTCGTAAAATCGAGGGTATATTCAACCATAGCTGAAGCAGCAGCCCCTGCACTTGGCCAGTATATATCAGATTTTGGCCCTGGACTTTTCCTTCTGGGAATAGCAGGTGTGCCATTCATAATTTATCGCTTCCTGAAAGAAAAGAAAGAAGCTACCTTACTGGTTATAATATTTGCTATATTCTCAATATTCATGAGCTTTGAGGCCGCAAGATTCAATATAACTGCAGCTCCAGCATATGCAATACTTGGCGGAGGCCTTATAATGTACTTTGTTGACAAAATAAGGCATAACGAATCAACAAAAAAGTCCAGGCATGTTTCAGGAAGAAAATCCCTGCGCAAGAATATAAGCGGAGTGACAATTGGATTTGCTGTTATAGTGGTTTTAATATTGATTATTCCTTCAGGCATGGGTGCATTTTCTGCAGCAGTACCTGAAAACAACGCTGCATCATACAATCATATACTAAATTCAACAGTTCCAAAGGGCATAAGGCCGAACAATCCATTCGGAAACTATGGACTGGCAATAGACAATAAAACACAGCCTATAGCAGCTTCTTTTAACTGGCTTGCAACGCAGAATACAAATCAATCAATAGAAAATCGCCCTGCATATGTTTCATGGTGGGATTATGGGTTCCAGGAGTTACAGCAAGGGCAACACCCCACAGTTGCTGATGATTTCCAGCAGGGTATAGCAAGTGCTGGGCAAATGCTACTGGCACAGAATCAAACACAGGAAATCTCTCTGTTCATTTCAAGGGTATTGCAGACTCCCGGCGGGTATTCCAACGGGCATTTCAATGCAAGCATAACTGCTACAATGCATAAATATTTTGGCGTCAATGAGACAAATACCATAGCAAATATGTACGGCAATCCATTGAATTCTTCTTACACACCGCTTCTATCAGAGACAGCATACGGAGGCCACCAGATAAATGTTACATCATCATATAATGCCAGACATGCACTTATAATGGGCCAACTTTCAACCAAATACAATTTATCAACACTGGTAAATGCCTATAGCGCATTGGAGAAAGTCACAGGATCTTCAATATCGTATATACAGGTAGACCATTCACTGTATCCATTTTCAGGTTCCAACCCTGGAATATTCTATGCACCTGCATATCTTACCGACACACCGTCTTATACCGCTGATGGTGAAGTTGTTCCTACAAATTACTATAATGTAGTAGCTGTTACAAACACAGGAGCTCAGTATACATTAAATAATCTGCCTACCGGTGTCACCGTAAGTAATTATCTTCTTAACTACACATCCGCATTTTACAATACCACCATATACAAAACAATATACGGATTCCCGGAATCCAACATAAACAATGTAACACATGTATACCCTGCATTCAATATGAGCAATTTTGAACTGGTATACTATGCATCAGAATATAATCCAGCTAAGGATGCAAATAATTCAACTCCTGGCTGGACCCTGATACCACTTCAGACTGCGTATAAATACCAGCAGGAGGGAAAGGGGACAGAGGTACTTCTTCCAGCCAGTTTGATAGGAAATGAAGATCCTATTATAAATTACTATCCCGGTGCAGTAATACACGGGCAGATAACGAATGCGAACGGTATCGGAATAGCCGGAGTTCATGTTACAATAGAAGACCAGTATGGAATTCCACATGAAGTTGTTACCACAAACAGCACAGGATATTACTCGATAACAGGATTGCCTGGAAATGATACACTTGTATATTCCACTGGTTCAGTGAATTCAGATACTCTTAACGGTACAAACGTAATAGGCACACAATCTGTTGCAGTTTCACAGAATCAGGGAAACAGAATAGGAAATTACAATATTACACAGAATATGCATATGGCAAGGAACTCAGTATATGGCTATGTAACAGTTGATAATGGGACGTCGCACGCTTCAATAAATTCCGGAACCATAACATTAACGAATTCTACATATGGAATAAATGTAACAGCGCCTATAACAAATGGCATGTACTCCTTGAGCAATGTTATACCATATGGATACAATGCAACAATAACCTCTAATGGAAAAACATACACAAACTTTACAACTTTACAGGTCACAGGCAAATCACAGCAATTAAGCAATCTTACAGTTAAAATGGATAGCATTAAGGTAACCGCATCTGTTAGCGGTTCAGGTCTCTCCGGGTATACCGCGTACTTAAACAGTACTTCGGGTAACTATCAGCTCACCGGGGTCACTTCATCCTCCGGAACATACACATTTGGGGTGTATCCCGGGACTTATAATATTACCATCAAAGCAAACGGAACAGAGGACAAATCAGTTGCAACAGTTTCTGGATGGGGCAAATCGAAGTCTGTATCGCTCACACCTGAGTTAACCGCAAAGGTTTCAGGTAATGCTACACCGTATGCTAAGATATCCTTCTACTTTGATGGTCAGATATCAGATTACAAGAATGTAACTGCAAATGCTAGCGGTGCCTATAATATATCGATGCCCTATGGCATTTATACTATATATTCCACCAATACATCAGGCGGCGTATTTGCTAAAACCATAAATGTAACAGGAAATGCTGTCCAGAATATTTCATATTCTCCAGCAGTAAAATATAAAATTAGTTCGACTATGAATACGACAAAGTACTACAGCGGTACATATGAAATATTAGCGGCAAATTCTACAGGCCAGCACTATACATTGCTGGATTACAACTATGCAAATTCGAGTATACCATATACAATATACCTGCCAAGCGCTAAATATTCATTTGCCGGAACAGGTACATACAATGGCAAAACAATGGCCGGTTTCAATATATCCACGACGGCAACTAGTGTAAACATCAACCTAACAGATTCAGACAGCCATTCAATATTGACTTCAACTAACAATACTATAGGATATGTAAGCCAGGGGATCATGCTGGTTTACAATAATTCAACACCGTACTACTATACAGAAATCTCGGGTGGAACTGGAAAAGTATATGGATATAATACCAGCACGGTTGGGATACAATCACCTTACTACTATAACAGTACTATTCCGATAAATAGCTCCATATATTATGCGAAGCAGAATATGGTTTCTGTATCAATGTCAGTGTATAATGATTCAAAACTCACAAACTATACCGGCACTATTACACTAACTGGTCTTTATAACACATACACTTTGAATATGACTAAGGGTGTTGCCAGCAAGGAAATTGCTATGGGTGTGTACTACACACAGGTATCAAATAACAGCGCATACATAGTTCCGGATCTCACAGGAACAGTTGTTAATAGTTCAGCTTCCCAGTCCTTTGTGAAGAATTCGAACCTGTATTTCACATTTAAGAATTCAAATACAACAATAACAGGCTCCGGAACGACACTGTTCAATTCAACGGGTGTTAATGTAGGCCTTAACCATCTGCCTGCAGGGACATACACACTGTATTCCGTAAACGCAACCCTTGTGAATATGACTACAATTACCCTTGACAAGAACACGAGTCTATCACCGGTATACCATACAGGGTATAATCTGAGCATAACAAACAACCTGAGTATATCGGCCGCATATCATATCAAAAATGGCTCAATGGAAATTACAACCAGTTCAAGCAAAAACCTGACAATTATGCTTCCAGATATTAATTTCACTATAACTTCAAGCGGGAACTTCACTAACTCTACCGGCGCATATACATATGTTAATACCAGTACACCTGCAAATAACGTTACACCTGGAGCAGCAGTCCATAACTTCAAAGTCAATCTAACTCCTAAAGAGGTATACGACAAAATATCAGGTAATGTCTATTTAAAAGGAACTAATGTATCGGGTGTTAACGTAATACTGACGAAAAACGGTAAGCAGATTGATAACACTACATCATCTTCTACTGGATTCAATTTAACAAAGTTGGTTCCCGGTACCTACGGACTATACGCTAACTACACTACTGCTGGAGGAAATGAATATGCCTATTTCCAGAATGTTACACTGCAGCCATTCAAAAATCTTACCTATAATATATCTCTGATGCCTGCATATAAAGTAACTCTGGGAGGTTTAAATAATACTAATTCCAGTGTTCCAACGCAGCTCACAGTTACCGGCGGATCTCCAATATCCCCATCTATGTATATAACATCCACAGGTGAATCAAACTCGATCATATTGCCGGGAAATGAGACCTATAACTTCACAATTACAAACACAACAGTTCAGAGTGGCATTACTGTTAATTACTCGGCTTCGCAGACAATATTCCTTAATAATACAGACAATAAACAATTAACGCTGCATAAAGACTATGTTTCAAGATATATACTTATGGACCCTTCAGTTACAGGATATATAGGCGAGAACGTTACAACAACAGTAAAGGTATACAATAAGGGAACTACAAATGACACACTGCATCTTTATTCAGGCAATTCAACATGGGCATTATCTTTCAGCCCGTATAATCTTACTGTACCTATGGGTGCAAACAAAACTGTGGTAGTTAATATTACTATCCCTATAGCTAAGGCAGGCAACAACACAGTAGATGTTATGGCATTAATAAACGGCACATCACACTATATAGGTAATATAACTGTTGATGTTGAAAAAGGTTCGAGCTATAATGTTTCATATTCTAAATATGCTGAAGTCAATGGAACATTAAATATGATACCTGTTACAATAAAGAATACAAATAACACAGCTTTAACAATAAATCTAGGCGTTATCAATTCATCGAAACTCTTATCAGATTACGATATTGTGGCATATGCAACCGAGAATGGAAAAAATGTTACAAACGTAACCCTATCAACCGGGCAATCAGTAACCATTTACATACTTGCATATGGCATAAATGGAAGAACACTGCATTCAGTACCTATAGAATTTGAAACAAATGCCACAATAAACGGTAAATTAACATACCAGAATGAAACTATTACACCTGTGCTCCCATCAGCTACTGTTGGAACAGGCTCATCCGGCGACCATATAATAAGTAATTATAATAAGAATCCAGCAATTACCATATATATTGGAATTGGAATCATAGTGGCTGCACTCCTTGCCGGCGTCATCGGTTCATCAATAAGATCCAGGAAAAAGAGGTAA
- a CDS encoding ParM/StbA family protein: MVILGVDLGYGDTKLVTEGNKKAKFPSRWTPAESRNWGIGGNIPVISVNDGESFIFGEDATGTNLREPQGDGRLTDPNAIQLLAGALWTSGIGHEGEKTDVTLSSGVQLGSFDREVVEAAKLLEGKTLKIKSAQGTEQDFKISKLVMRPQGVGAAIYALNHGILKTQYGNGVIIDIGFKTTDVLTINLKNMEPIIEDSFSIQAGIGDVVSGMSKVIGKQTGFVVPPDVARDAIGEKIVFKQNEIGGPDVSGPLLDQLALRIVNEVEETLREDMNRITALLPVGGGSILIGNKLDTIAPGHMIKVPPEDMQFANVLGYKIAASEQPK, translated from the coding sequence TTGGTAATACTGGGAGTTGACTTGGGATATGGAGATACCAAATTAGTAACGGAGGGAAATAAAAAGGCTAAATTTCCATCCAGATGGACCCCCGCTGAATCACGTAACTGGGGAATAGGAGGTAATATACCTGTAATATCCGTTAATGACGGTGAGTCATTTATCTTCGGCGAGGATGCTACGGGAACTAATTTAAGAGAGCCACAGGGAGACGGAAGGCTTACTGATCCGAATGCTATTCAGCTTTTAGCCGGAGCATTATGGACAAGTGGAATTGGGCATGAAGGAGAAAAAACGGATGTTACACTCTCCAGTGGGGTGCAGCTTGGTAGTTTCGATAGGGAAGTAGTGGAAGCTGCAAAACTCCTTGAGGGAAAAACTTTAAAGATAAAGTCTGCACAGGGAACTGAACAGGATTTTAAAATATCTAAACTGGTTATGCGTCCCCAGGGGGTAGGTGCGGCCATTTATGCGTTGAATCATGGAATATTAAAGACACAATATGGAAATGGCGTAATTATAGATATAGGATTCAAAACAACCGATGTCCTGACAATTAATTTGAAAAATATGGAGCCGATCATAGAGGACTCTTTCAGTATACAGGCGGGAATTGGTGATGTTGTTTCAGGCATGAGCAAAGTTATAGGTAAGCAAACAGGTTTTGTGGTTCCCCCAGATGTAGCCAGGGATGCCATAGGGGAGAAAATAGTTTTTAAGCAAAATGAAATAGGCGGGCCAGATGTTTCAGGACCACTTCTGGATCAATTAGCCCTTAGAATCGTTAACGAGGTAGAGGAAACCTTGAGGGAAGACATGAACAGGATTACAGCACTGCTTCCAGTCGGAGGAGGATCGATACTTATCGGAAACAAATTAGACACTATAGCACCTGGACATATGATAAAAGTTCCACCGGAAGATATGCAATTTGCGAATGTACTGGGTTATAAAATAGCAGCATCTGAACAACCAAAATAA
- a CDS encoding DUF488 domain-containing protein yields MIYIKRIYDKYTPEEGFRVLVERLWPRGISKEKAHIDLWMKDIAPSTELRKWFNHEDEKWEEFVKRYTIELSGNEEIGKLKELVKEHTKVTFVYSARNVEHNSAVALKNIVESIDSHIS; encoded by the coding sequence ATGATATACATAAAGAGGATTTATGATAAATACACTCCAGAGGAGGGTTTCAGGGTTCTGGTTGAAAGATTATGGCCCAGGGGAATTTCAAAGGAGAAAGCACATATAGATTTGTGGATGAAAGACATAGCCCCATCAACGGAACTGCGGAAATGGTTTAACCATGAGGATGAAAAATGGGAAGAATTTGTTAAGCGGTATACTATAGAACTGTCAGGCAATGAGGAAATTGGAAAACTAAAAGAACTTGTTAAAGAACATACTAAGGTTACATTTGTATATTCTGCCAGGAATGTTGAACACAACAGCGCCGTTGCACTTAAAAATATAGTGGAATCAATAGATAGCCATATTTCATAA
- a CDS encoding M48 family metallopeptidase encodes MTPADKKQILQKSAILSNLSLIIIFFVYIILSEIPFTVYTILVMVSIIIINSLLFMHFKDAMRDQESDENIFQYITDDLSWRYVTYLSIFFLAMLIAQGYIKIVDTYSYLVILNAFIIFIWSISANNPMVNILVRKSEKLQDIYLNNEAADLSTQMGIKEPEIYVINTNGRIANAFEINKRESYVFITSYLMSILNHDEIVGVLAHELSHIKLGHNRKTTMVNFVVFIIMLNLISLAITSTNALLFYLTPVFIIILFLFIFLVSPAIKRHNETEADLNAVKYVNKDYLINGLRRIAETDKIPENVMRSLSLDHPSTEKRIKLIENSKS; translated from the coding sequence ATGACGCCAGCGGATAAAAAGCAAATTCTCCAGAAATCAGCAATATTATCCAATTTATCCTTAATTATTATATTCTTTGTTTACATAATTCTCTCTGAAATTCCATTCACAGTATATACCATACTTGTCATGGTTAGCATAATTATCATAAACAGCCTTCTATTCATGCATTTCAAGGATGCAATGCGCGACCAGGAATCTGATGAAAACATATTTCAGTATATTACAGATGACCTGAGCTGGAGATATGTAACATATCTTTCCATATTTTTCCTTGCAATGTTGATTGCACAGGGATATATAAAAATCGTAGATACCTATTCATATCTCGTTATATTGAATGCATTTATAATATTCATATGGTCTATCTCTGCCAATAATCCTATGGTAAACATTCTTGTCAGGAAATCAGAAAAACTCCAGGACATTTATTTAAACAATGAAGCAGCGGATCTATCAACCCAGATGGGTATAAAAGAGCCGGAAATTTACGTAATCAATACAAATGGGAGAATAGCCAATGCCTTTGAGATAAATAAAAGGGAATCCTATGTTTTTATAACCAGTTATTTGATGTCTATACTAAACCATGACGAGATTGTTGGGGTCCTGGCCCATGAACTTTCGCACATAAAACTGGGGCATAACCGTAAAACAACAATGGTTAATTTTGTTGTATTCATCATAATGCTGAACCTGATTTCACTGGCAATTACCTCCACAAATGCACTGTTATTTTATTTAACTCCTGTATTTATCATTATATTATTTTTATTTATCTTTCTTGTTTCTCCTGCCATAAAACGGCACAATGAAACTGAAGCAGACCTTAACGCCGTAAAATATGTGAATAAGGATTACCTCATTAACGGCTTAAGAAGAATAGCAGAAACAGACAAAATCCCGGAAAATGTAATGAGATCTTTGAGCCTGGACCACCCTTCCACCGAAAAAAGAATCAAACTCATAGAAAATAGTAAATCCTGA
- a CDS encoding 16S rRNA methyltransferase, whose product MLRLIIADAELQTVPEKMAKDRSIRNIAEKNHKNPAEMLLDSNYMHTTIEKFYPGESNRRGRPDIIYIFLEMAMESILNKNNMLDVYVHTRDNFIIHINNQTKLPRSYNRFQGLMEDLFKKRSIEYNGNELLSMEEGKIIPFLKNLDGKTVVLSPDGKESSLSGIINDNDLNVVIGGFSQGDFISDLYGNFPSYKIFREELTIWSVGMEIISQYERFTSLLG is encoded by the coding sequence ATGCTCAGGTTAATCATAGCGGATGCGGAACTCCAGACAGTTCCGGAAAAAATGGCAAAGGACAGATCAATAAGGAACATTGCAGAAAAAAACCATAAGAACCCAGCTGAAATGCTTCTAGATTCAAATTATATGCATACCACAATAGAAAAATTTTATCCAGGCGAATCCAACAGGAGAGGCAGGCCCGATATAATATACATATTTCTGGAAATGGCTATGGAATCCATATTAAATAAAAATAATATGCTGGATGTTTACGTCCATACAAGGGATAATTTCATAATACATATCAATAATCAAACAAAATTGCCGCGATCATACAATAGATTTCAGGGCTTGATGGAGGACCTTTTCAAAAAACGCTCTATCGAGTATAATGGCAATGAATTGCTTTCTATGGAAGAGGGGAAGATCATACCATTTCTAAAAAACCTCGATGGCAAAACAGTCGTACTTTCACCTGATGGCAAAGAATCTTCATTATCAGGAATAATCAACGATAATGATTTAAATGTTGTAATAGGTGGATTCTCCCAGGGTGATTTCATATCAGACCTCTATGGAAATTTCCCCTCATATAAAATATTCCGTGAAGAACTTACCATATGGTCTGTTGGCATGGAAATAATATCCCAGTATGAACGGTTTACTTCGTTGCTCGGATAA